The following coding sequences are from one Nicotiana tabacum cultivar K326 chromosome 1, ASM71507v2, whole genome shotgun sequence window:
- the LOC107800527 gene encoding nudix hydrolase 14, chloroplastic-like, protein MRVAVPRYGLPFLEPLNKFPFSFSSSTLSPNKTCTQTTFSAKMSTTPPSQLSHIINLPAQLDQPVTIVAAPGVSDTQFRNAIESSLFKQWLKNIQTEAGMLANGAMSLRQVLIQGVDMFGKRLGFLKFKADIIDKETGQKVPGIVFARGPAVAVLILLDSEGETYAVLTEQVRVPVGRLILELPAGMLDDDQGDFAGTAVREVEEETGIHLNVHDMVDLTAFLDTSTGGRVFPSPGGCDEEISLFLYRGNVSKEKIQQLQGKETGLRDHGELIKVHVVPYDKLWRATADAKALTAIALYEMAKRDGLLPCSTTS, encoded by the exons ATGAGAGTGGCAGTGCCACGTTATGGACTTCCATTCTTGGAACCTCTCAACAAATTCCCATTCTCCTTCTCCTCTTCAACCCTTTCTCCTAATAAAACTTGTACTCAAACAACCTTCTCTGCTAAAATGTCaacaaccccaccttctcaactCAGCCACATCATCAATCTTCCAGCCCAACTCGATCAACCCGTTACCATTGTCGCTGCTCCCGGCGTCTCCGATACGCAGTTCAG GAATGCTATTGAATCCTCATTGTTCAAGCAGTGGTTAAAGAACATACAAACTGAAGCAGGAATGCTGGCTAATGGAGCTATGTCTCTAAGACAAGTTCTTATTCAG GGTGTAGATATGTTTGGAAAGCGTTTGGGGTTTCTAAAGTTCAAAGCAGATATTATTGATAAGGAGACGGGTCAAAAG GTTCCTGGTATTGTCTTTGCACGGGGTCCAGCTGTTGCAGTGCTAATCCTTTTGGATTCTGAGGGTGAGACGTATGCTGTGCTTACAGAACAG GTTAGGGTCCCTGTTGGGAGGCTAATTTTGGAATTGCCAGCAGGAATGTTGGATGATGACCAAGGTGACTTTGCTGGAACAGCAGTTCGAGAG GTTGAGGAAGAAACTGGAATCCACCTGAATGTTCATGATATGGTCGACCTCACAGCGTTTCTCGACACATCGACTGGGGGCAGAGTTTTTCCTTCTCCT GGTGGCTGTGATGAGGAGATCAGTTTGTTTCTATACAGAGGAAATGTCAGCAAAGAGAAAATCCAACAACTGCAAGGGAAAGAAACTGGACTACGTGACCATGGGGAGCTGATTAAGGTGCATGTGGTTCCATATGATAAACTATGGCGTGCCACAGCTGATGCAAAAGCTCTGACCGCAATTGCCCTctatgagatggccaaaagagatgGGCTGCTGCCTTGCTCGACGACAAGTTAA
- the LOC107800530 gene encoding enoyl-CoA delta isomerase 1, peroxisomal encodes MCTLEKRGNIFLLTLTGADEHRLHPNLIDSLAAALRRLRSEPASSSAALITTAQGKFFSNGYDLKWALVDKARPLLMSKKLRALVYDLITLPMPTIAAVTGHASAAGLIFALSHDYVLMRKDRGFLYMSELDIGYKIPIWFSALFKCKVGSPAVWREVVLKSAKMTAEMGVEMGIVDSAHTGAEETVEAAVRLGEELVSRNWDGKVYADCRKTLYVELLNSLGSDETVGDYGEEEKPNKTLSRL; translated from the coding sequence ATGTGTACATTAGAGAAGAGAGGCAACATCTTCCTCTTAACCTTAACTGGTGCTGATGAGCACCGTTTACACCCCAACCTTATTGACTCCCTCGCCGCCGCTCTCCGCCGTCTCCGATCTGAACCAGCTTCTTCCTCTGCCGCTCTGATCACCACAGCGCAAGGTAAATTCTTCTCCAATGGTTACGATCTTAAGTGGGCCTTAGTTGACAAAGCTCGCCCACTACTCATGTCTAAGAAACTTCGCGCACTTGTCTATGACTTAATCACCTTGCCTATGCCCACAATTGCTGCTGTCACTGGACACGCATCTGCTGCCGGTTTAATCTTCGCCCTTTCTCATGATTACGTTCTTATGCGTAAGGATCGAGGGTTTCTTTATATGAGTGAGCTTGATATTGGATATAAGATTCCGATTTGGTTTTCGGCTTTGTTTAAGTGTAAAGTTGGGTCGCCGGCGGTTTGGCGTGAGGTGGTGTTGAAATCGGCTAAGATGACGGCTGAGATGGGAGTTGAAATGGGGATTGTTGATTCGGCTCACACTGGAGCAGAGGAGACTGTGGAGGCAGCTGTGAGGTTAGGGGAAGAATTGGTGAGCAGAAATTGGGATGGGAAAGTGTATGCTGATTGTAGGAAAACTTTGTATGTCGAGCTACTAAATTCTCTTGGTTCTGATGAGACTGTGGGAGATTACGGTGAGGAGGAGAAGCCAAACAAGACTCTGTCAAGGCTGTGA